A region of Neovison vison isolate M4711 chromosome 7, ASM_NN_V1, whole genome shotgun sequence DNA encodes the following proteins:
- the TMEM80 gene encoding transmembrane protein 80 isoform X6 — protein sequence MAAGGQGRASSAALSSVSLQLLLSLSGAYCALYLLATLLMIVYKSQVFSYPHPHLVLDLTLLLLMGVLDVTRLYLAVWSRIWMFCRVPSRPAEPGVAGGPLSSLSPAPGRAGALGSSVSVLPQRELCPVARPGQRSAHRVQAPSPASASGQLTGTLMPAHLCSTMGSYMRVPRLRLGNTPSVGRAGRNGDSWRSQVPCTRTPVAPSGVRALVSSASGLFRGQERVSWAIMLGTWGCPCPLSQTSPRGWEGGGWCWAPGSATAARDQRFLGSSHLSVKYSLWFDFL from the exons GAAGGGCTTCCTCAGCAGCG CTCTCGTCCGTCTCTCTGCAGCTGCTGCTGTCCCTGAGTGGGGCCTACTGTGCCCTGTACCTCCTAGCTACGCTCCTGATGATTGTGTACAAAA GTCAGGTTTTCAGTTATCCTCATCCTCACCTGGTCCTCGACCTGACTCTGCTGCTTCTGATGGGGGTTCTGGACGTGACTCGGCTGTATCTTG CAGTCTGGAGCAGGATCTGGATGTTCTGTCGAGTCCCCAGCAGGCCGGCGGAGCCTGGAGTTGCGGGAGGGCCCCTGAGCAGCCTCAGTCCAGCGCCGGGCCGTGCGGGGGCCCTCGGCAGCTCCGTTTCGGTTCTCCCTCAGCGTGAGCTTTGCCCTGTAGCCCGGCCCGGCCAGCGCTCAGCACACAGGGTGCAGGCTCCCAGCCCCGCTTCCGCCTCTGGCCAGCTCACAGGCACACTCATGCCAGCACATCTGTGTTCCACGATGGGATCGTACATGCGTGTTCCGCGACTACGTCTGGGAAACACGCCCTCCGTTGGAAGAGCTGGTCGAAACGGTGACAGCTGGCGCTCCCAGGTCCCGTGCACACGCACACCAGTGGCACCGTCAGGGGTGCGCGCCCTTGTCAGCAGCGCCTCAGGACTCTTCAGGGGACAGGAGCGAGTCTCCTGGGCCATCATGCTAGGCACGTGGGGCTGTCCGTGTCCGCTGTCACAGACGAGCCCACGCGGCTGGGAGGGAGGCGGATGGTGCTGGGCCCCTGGGTCCGCCACAGCAGCCAGGGATCAGCgtttcctgggatcgagccatttGTCTGTAAAGTACTCactttggtttgattttttataG
- the TMEM80 gene encoding transmembrane protein 80 isoform X1, with product MTVWEGLPQQRYPSAVSLGPSAGLRPGQPRDGTRELVCWTHEGSSEFQLSVPLNPPHPFSQFCQGEPPRKPGVPRPSCLQSPGTDAALLFQARTLPVTPEEMGGSPPAPPQAGSRRPGPRGHLQEQLSQLAGVPPGVDAGGGGRARLQARESLTAGQLSSVSLQLLLSLSGAYCALYLLATLLMIVYKSQVFSYPHPHLVLDLTLLLLMGVLDVTRLYLAVWSRIWMFCRVPSRPAEPGVAGGPLSSLSPAPGRAGALGSSVSVLPQRELCPVARPGQRSAHRVQAPSPASASGQLTGTLMPAHLCSTMGSYMRVPRLRLGNTPSVGRAGRNGDSWRSQVPCTRTPVAPSGVRALVSSASGLFRGQERVSWAIMLGTWGCPCPLSQTSPRGWEGGGWCWAPGSATAARDQRFLGSSHLSVKYSLWFDFL from the exons GAAGGGCTTCCTCAGCAGCGGTATCCTTCTGCTGTGTCCCTGGGTCCCTCAGCTGGCCTCAGGCCCGGGCAGCCCCGGGACGGCACCCGAGAGCTCGTTTGCTGGACACATGAAGGCAGCTCTGAGTTCCAGCTTTCTGTTCCTTTAAACCCCCCACAccctttctcccagttctg TCAGGGTGAGCCCCCAAGGAAGCCTGGTGTTCCAAGGCCATCCTGCCTGCAGTCACCAGGGACAGACGCAGCCCTCCTGTTCCAGGCTAGGACACTTCCTGTGACACCGGAGGAGATGGGTGGAAGCCCCCCCGCTCCGCCCCAGGCAGGGAGCCGGCGGCCAGGTCCCCGCGGCCACCTGCAGGAGCAGCTGTCGCAGCTGGCGGGTGTGCCCCCTGGGGTggacgcggggggggggggcagggcccGTCTCCAGGCCCGTGAGTCCTTAACGGCGGGCCAGCTCTCGTCCGTCTCTCTGCAGCTGCTGCTGTCCCTGAGTGGGGCCTACTGTGCCCTGTACCTCCTAGCTACGCTCCTGATGATTGTGTACAAAA GTCAGGTTTTCAGTTATCCTCATCCTCACCTGGTCCTCGACCTGACTCTGCTGCTTCTGATGGGGGTTCTGGACGTGACTCGGCTGTATCTTG CAGTCTGGAGCAGGATCTGGATGTTCTGTCGAGTCCCCAGCAGGCCGGCGGAGCCTGGAGTTGCGGGAGGGCCCCTGAGCAGCCTCAGTCCAGCGCCGGGCCGTGCGGGGGCCCTCGGCAGCTCCGTTTCGGTTCTCCCTCAGCGTGAGCTTTGCCCTGTAGCCCGGCCCGGCCAGCGCTCAGCACACAGGGTGCAGGCTCCCAGCCCCGCTTCCGCCTCTGGCCAGCTCACAGGCACACTCATGCCAGCACATCTGTGTTCCACGATGGGATCGTACATGCGTGTTCCGCGACTACGTCTGGGAAACACGCCCTCCGTTGGAAGAGCTGGTCGAAACGGTGACAGCTGGCGCTCCCAGGTCCCGTGCACACGCACACCAGTGGCACCGTCAGGGGTGCGCGCCCTTGTCAGCAGCGCCTCAGGACTCTTCAGGGGACAGGAGCGAGTCTCCTGGGCCATCATGCTAGGCACGTGGGGCTGTCCGTGTCCGCTGTCACAGACGAGCCCACGCGGCTGGGAGGGAGGCGGATGGTGCTGGGCCCCTGGGTCCGCCACAGCAGCCAGGGATCAGCgtttcctgggatcgagccatttGTCTGTAAAGTACTCactttggtttgattttttataG
- the TMEM80 gene encoding transmembrane protein 80 isoform X4, whose amino-acid sequence MAAVGNDCLGRASSAALSSVSLQLLLSLSGAYCALYLLATLLMIVYKSQVFSYPHPHLVLDLTLLLLMGVLDVTRLYLAVWSRIWMFCRVPSRPAEPGVAGGPLSSLSPAPGRAGALGSSVSVLPQRELCPVARPGQRSAHRVQAPSPASASGQLTGTLMPAHLCSTMGSYMRVPRLRLGNTPSVGRAGRNGDSWRSQVPCTRTPVAPSGVRALVSSASGLFRGQERVSWAIMLGTWGCPCPLSQTSPRGWEGGGWCWAPGSATAARDQRFLGSSHLSVKYSLWFDFL is encoded by the exons GAAGGGCTTCCTCAGCAGCG CTCTCGTCCGTCTCTCTGCAGCTGCTGCTGTCCCTGAGTGGGGCCTACTGTGCCCTGTACCTCCTAGCTACGCTCCTGATGATTGTGTACAAAA GTCAGGTTTTCAGTTATCCTCATCCTCACCTGGTCCTCGACCTGACTCTGCTGCTTCTGATGGGGGTTCTGGACGTGACTCGGCTGTATCTTG CAGTCTGGAGCAGGATCTGGATGTTCTGTCGAGTCCCCAGCAGGCCGGCGGAGCCTGGAGTTGCGGGAGGGCCCCTGAGCAGCCTCAGTCCAGCGCCGGGCCGTGCGGGGGCCCTCGGCAGCTCCGTTTCGGTTCTCCCTCAGCGTGAGCTTTGCCCTGTAGCCCGGCCCGGCCAGCGCTCAGCACACAGGGTGCAGGCTCCCAGCCCCGCTTCCGCCTCTGGCCAGCTCACAGGCACACTCATGCCAGCACATCTGTGTTCCACGATGGGATCGTACATGCGTGTTCCGCGACTACGTCTGGGAAACACGCCCTCCGTTGGAAGAGCTGGTCGAAACGGTGACAGCTGGCGCTCCCAGGTCCCGTGCACACGCACACCAGTGGCACCGTCAGGGGTGCGCGCCCTTGTCAGCAGCGCCTCAGGACTCTTCAGGGGACAGGAGCGAGTCTCCTGGGCCATCATGCTAGGCACGTGGGGCTGTCCGTGTCCGCTGTCACAGACGAGCCCACGCGGCTGGGAGGGAGGCGGATGGTGCTGGGCCCCTGGGTCCGCCACAGCAGCCAGGGATCAGCgtttcctgggatcgagccatttGTCTGTAAAGTACTCactttggtttgattttttataG
- the TMEM80 gene encoding transmembrane protein 80 isoform X3, with product MTVWEGLPQQRYPSAVSLGPSAGLRPGQPRDGTRELVCWTHEGSSEFQLSVPLNPPHPFSQFCQGEPPRKPGVPRPSCLQSPGTDAALLFQARTLPVTPEEMGGSPPAPPQAGSRRPGPRGHLQEQLSQLAGVPPGVDAGGGGRARLQARESLTAGQLSSVSLQLLLSLSGAYCALYLLATLLMIVYKSQVFSYPHPHLVLDLTLLLLMGVLDVTRLYLGELLGTTGCRGPQNSSLPAGEPFTTFILYHVLPRAHHAATRFACLPLSRSTGRPIQDNAGSGLGRAASTGSLS from the exons GAAGGGCTTCCTCAGCAGCGGTATCCTTCTGCTGTGTCCCTGGGTCCCTCAGCTGGCCTCAGGCCCGGGCAGCCCCGGGACGGCACCCGAGAGCTCGTTTGCTGGACACATGAAGGCAGCTCTGAGTTCCAGCTTTCTGTTCCTTTAAACCCCCCACAccctttctcccagttctg TCAGGGTGAGCCCCCAAGGAAGCCTGGTGTTCCAAGGCCATCCTGCCTGCAGTCACCAGGGACAGACGCAGCCCTCCTGTTCCAGGCTAGGACACTTCCTGTGACACCGGAGGAGATGGGTGGAAGCCCCCCCGCTCCGCCCCAGGCAGGGAGCCGGCGGCCAGGTCCCCGCGGCCACCTGCAGGAGCAGCTGTCGCAGCTGGCGGGTGTGCCCCCTGGGGTggacgcggggggggggggcagggcccGTCTCCAGGCCCGTGAGTCCTTAACGGCGGGCCAGCTCTCGTCCGTCTCTCTGCAGCTGCTGCTGTCCCTGAGTGGGGCCTACTGTGCCCTGTACCTCCTAGCTACGCTCCTGATGATTGTGTACAAAA GTCAGGTTTTCAGTTATCCTCATCCTCACCTGGTCCTCGACCTGACTCTGCTGCTTCTGATGGGGGTTCTGGACGTGACTCGGCTGTATCTTGGTGAGTTGCTGGGGACCACAGGGTGCAGAGGGCCGCAGAATTCCTCGCTTCCGGCCGGGGAACCCTTTACGACATTCATCCTCTATCACGTGCTTCCTAGAGCCCACCACGCAGCCACTCGCTTTGCTTGCCTCCCCCTGTCACGAAGCACCGGCCGGCCTATTCAGGACAACGCTGGCAGTGGCCTTGGGAGAGCAGCTTCCACTGGAAGCCTGTCCTGA
- the TMEM80 gene encoding transmembrane protein 80 isoform X5 yields MTVWEGLPQQRYPSAVSLGPSAGLRPGQPRDGTRELVCWTHEGSSEFQLSVPLNPPHPFSQFCQGEPPRKPGVPRPSCLQSPGTDAALLFQARTLPVTPEEMGGSPPAPPQAGSRRPGPRGHLQEQLSQLAGVPPGVDAGGGGRARLQARESLTAGQLSSVSLQLLLSLSGAYCALYLLATLLMIVYKSQVFSYPHPHLVLDLTLLLLMGVLDVTRLYLGTKGNLTEAEVPLAVSLVLTAGGALLSTYFLLWQTLVLWADHVLGATLLALRGLEAVLQLVAVAAFVS; encoded by the exons GAAGGGCTTCCTCAGCAGCGGTATCCTTCTGCTGTGTCCCTGGGTCCCTCAGCTGGCCTCAGGCCCGGGCAGCCCCGGGACGGCACCCGAGAGCTCGTTTGCTGGACACATGAAGGCAGCTCTGAGTTCCAGCTTTCTGTTCCTTTAAACCCCCCACAccctttctcccagttctg TCAGGGTGAGCCCCCAAGGAAGCCTGGTGTTCCAAGGCCATCCTGCCTGCAGTCACCAGGGACAGACGCAGCCCTCCTGTTCCAGGCTAGGACACTTCCTGTGACACCGGAGGAGATGGGTGGAAGCCCCCCCGCTCCGCCCCAGGCAGGGAGCCGGCGGCCAGGTCCCCGCGGCCACCTGCAGGAGCAGCTGTCGCAGCTGGCGGGTGTGCCCCCTGGGGTggacgcggggggggggggcagggcccGTCTCCAGGCCCGTGAGTCCTTAACGGCGGGCCAGCTCTCGTCCGTCTCTCTGCAGCTGCTGCTGTCCCTGAGTGGGGCCTACTGTGCCCTGTACCTCCTAGCTACGCTCCTGATGATTGTGTACAAAA GTCAGGTTTTCAGTTATCCTCATCCTCACCTGGTCCTCGACCTGACTCTGCTGCTTCTGATGGGGGTTCTGGACGTGACTCGGCTGTATCTTG GCACCAAGGGCAACCTGACGGAGGCTGAGGTGCCGCTGGCCGTCAGCCTGGTCCTTACCGCGGGCGGCGCCCTGCTGTCCACCTACTTCCTGCTCTGGCAGACGCTGGTACTGTGGGCAGACCACGTCCTCGGCGCCACGCTCCTGGCACTGCGCGGCCTGGAGGCCGTCCTGCAGCTGGTGGCCGTGGCTGCCTTCGTCAGCTAG
- the TMEM80 gene encoding transmembrane protein 80 isoform X2 → MTVWEGLPQQRYPSAVSLGPSAGLRPGQPRDGTRELVCWTHEGSSEFQLSVPLNPPHPFSQFCQGEPPRKPGVPRPSCLQSPGTDAALLFQARTLPVTPEEMGGSPPAPPQAGSRRPGPRGHLQEQLSQLAGVPPGVDAGGGGRARLQARESLTAGQLSSVSLQLLLSLSGAYCALYLLATLLMIVYKSQVFSYPHPHLVLDLTLLLLMGVLDVTRLYLVWSRIWMFCRVPSRPAEPGVAGGPLSSLSPAPGRAGALGSSVSVLPQRELCPVARPGQRSAHRVQAPSPASASGQLTGTLMPAHLCSTMGSYMRVPRLRLGNTPSVGRAGRNGDSWRSQVPCTRTPVAPSGVRALVSSASGLFRGQERVSWAIMLGTWGCPCPLSQTSPRGWEGGGWCWAPGSATAARDQRFLGSSHLSVKYSLWFDFL, encoded by the exons GAAGGGCTTCCTCAGCAGCGGTATCCTTCTGCTGTGTCCCTGGGTCCCTCAGCTGGCCTCAGGCCCGGGCAGCCCCGGGACGGCACCCGAGAGCTCGTTTGCTGGACACATGAAGGCAGCTCTGAGTTCCAGCTTTCTGTTCCTTTAAACCCCCCACAccctttctcccagttctg TCAGGGTGAGCCCCCAAGGAAGCCTGGTGTTCCAAGGCCATCCTGCCTGCAGTCACCAGGGACAGACGCAGCCCTCCTGTTCCAGGCTAGGACACTTCCTGTGACACCGGAGGAGATGGGTGGAAGCCCCCCCGCTCCGCCCCAGGCAGGGAGCCGGCGGCCAGGTCCCCGCGGCCACCTGCAGGAGCAGCTGTCGCAGCTGGCGGGTGTGCCCCCTGGGGTggacgcggggggggggggcagggcccGTCTCCAGGCCCGTGAGTCCTTAACGGCGGGCCAGCTCTCGTCCGTCTCTCTGCAGCTGCTGCTGTCCCTGAGTGGGGCCTACTGTGCCCTGTACCTCCTAGCTACGCTCCTGATGATTGTGTACAAAA GTCAGGTTTTCAGTTATCCTCATCCTCACCTGGTCCTCGACCTGACTCTGCTGCTTCTGATGGGGGTTCTGGACGTGACTCGGCTGTATCTTG TCTGGAGCAGGATCTGGATGTTCTGTCGAGTCCCCAGCAGGCCGGCGGAGCCTGGAGTTGCGGGAGGGCCCCTGAGCAGCCTCAGTCCAGCGCCGGGCCGTGCGGGGGCCCTCGGCAGCTCCGTTTCGGTTCTCCCTCAGCGTGAGCTTTGCCCTGTAGCCCGGCCCGGCCAGCGCTCAGCACACAGGGTGCAGGCTCCCAGCCCCGCTTCCGCCTCTGGCCAGCTCACAGGCACACTCATGCCAGCACATCTGTGTTCCACGATGGGATCGTACATGCGTGTTCCGCGACTACGTCTGGGAAACACGCCCTCCGTTGGAAGAGCTGGTCGAAACGGTGACAGCTGGCGCTCCCAGGTCCCGTGCACACGCACACCAGTGGCACCGTCAGGGGTGCGCGCCCTTGTCAGCAGCGCCTCAGGACTCTTCAGGGGACAGGAGCGAGTCTCCTGGGCCATCATGCTAGGCACGTGGGGCTGTCCGTGTCCGCTGTCACAGACGAGCCCACGCGGCTGGGAGGGAGGCGGATGGTGCTGGGCCCCTGGGTCCGCCACAGCAGCCAGGGATCAGCgtttcctgggatcgagccatttGTCTGTAAAGTACTCactttggtttgattttttataG